Below is a window of Humulus lupulus chromosome 2, drHumLupu1.1, whole genome shotgun sequence DNA.
AAGGTCATTTTCTAATTCAAAAGATCTTTTCGTATAAACTAGGGTCCCCTAACTTCTCCAAAAGACCTTCTGAGAAGCTACTTCCTAAATTAGAATAAGTTTCATAATTCCTAATTCCCTTCTAAAAGCTCCTTCTACATTGATCATCCAAACactttttatcaaaaaaaaaaaagatcttatATTATTTATCCATATAGCCAAAAAATTTACTTCTGCTTATAGATACAAGTAAGAGAAAgcaaaagctttttcccaacagGGTCATAGATTCCATAAGGAATCAAATTACCTCATCGAAACAAATCATGTACCATGCGTAAAACTACAGTACAATTAAATTCAACTGAATGCCGTATTAAATACAAGTACCTGTATTTGTTCTTTGTTTCCAGCAGTAATGTTTGAGATAGTCCAGCAAGCTTCCTTCTTGATGCTCTTCTTATGATTATGGGTCAACAAACTCATAAGGCATGGCAGTGCACCACTGCTGATGATAAACTGGAAGCATTGAATATATATTAGCAGAGGTACAAAAAGCTTCCGAGACCAATGGTGGATCAGGAAACTAGAAACATAAGAAAAGTTAAAACCTGAGTTTGAATGTCATCTCCTGTCACAATATTTCCAACTGTGCGAAGTGCAGGAATGAGCACTGAAGGGGATGGATGTCTGAATTGCATAAGcaattaaagaagaagaaataaagaaatcAGTTTTgcattcataatttttttttgaccGAATGCaacaagaaattaaaaaaaatgtaatatacTTACAGAAGAAGCTGCACAAGTCGCGGACAGACACCAGCCTCAATCACAGCTTGAATTTTGTCATTTGTACCATCTGACAAATATGATAATGCCCAGCAGGCATCTGTCAAGACTTCTTCATCATTTGAATGAACTAGTCGCTCCAGAGCTGGAAGTGCTGGTCTTACCTGCCAAACAAATTCCAAAGTTACAAAAAAGCAGAACATCCACCAGAAAGAAACCAATACACTTTGAAAACAAGACAAAAACCTGATCAAAAGGAGGCTGTGGTTTGCCTCTGCAAAAGTTTGACAGTGTCCAAGTTGCGTTTCTCAACATGGACAGCTTTGCATGCTCATTCAACTGCGCCAACAATGGAATCAGAGCTCCATGTCCAAGGACAAGATCACGACATCTTGGGGAGTCACCAGCAACATTTCCCAATGCCCACACAGCCTACAGTTTGTAATAAGTTCACATATTAAACAATGGTAAACGTAGACTTCTACTTCGGTGTTATTTCAGGCTACAAATTCAAGAACTTATAAACAACATAGAATCCGTTAGTTCTAATTTAATACCTGCTCACGAACATCATCACTCGGAGAACCAAGTAGCTTAACAAAAATTGGAACTGCCCCATGATCAATTACCACTTTGGTGTTCTCTGAAGTCCCCGAAGCAATGTTTGTGAGAGCCCAAGCTGCCTCAAACTACATTAATGAGAGAAACAAATATGTAAAATAaacaaacaacaacaataacagcATGCAATGAAATATTGGTTAAAAATTCAGACCTGAAGTTGTGGAAAATCATCTCTGTCAAGAAACTGGACAAATCGAGGAACAACCCCAGATTGGATTACCTCTTCAATTGGAGGGCTTCGTTCTGCAATTGAAATTTTCAATAGGTTGTGTTTAGTGAACAATAAATTCCCATCAAAACTGTATCGGAACATCAAATCAAGATTGTGAGAAATGTACCAATAGAAAGCAGTTTCCGAAACTGCGTAGTTGCCTCGAGTTGCAAACTAGTATTATCATCTGACCATACCCCAGCAATCATCGAAGGCAGACTCTCCAACTACAAATGAACCCAATACCATTAATACAAATATATGCATCCCAAAACCCCAAACACAATTTATCTCATTCCGATCTAATAGAACCGACAATGCTCACTCGcatcaagaaaataaataatcaaggaaaaaaaataaccaaacaaacaatccAATGAAAACAGGGGATCGGCAATTGAAAAAAACCTTTTTGTCAATATTGGAAGGGTGAGGCGAAATAGGGAATTGCTGGGTTTGAAGGCCCTCACGACGCTTCTTCTGCAAGCTCTCTTCACGCTTACTCTTACGGATCTCAACCATGTTATCCTCCCTCCGCCTGCGACCTTCGTCGGCATCGACTGCCACTTTGTACCTGTTTCGCCGGACTTCCGTCCTCGCGCTCGGCCTCAGAGACATGTTTGCCTTATCAAGCTTTGTTCAATCAAACCCTAAAATCAAATCCAACAAGTGTTGTCAGATTGGGATTAGCGATCGATCGTAAAGAGAGAAAGAAtgaaaatcaaagaaaagaaaagcaatCCAATTCAAGAGCCAAACCTTTTGgtttgagagagagaaaagagaggaaGAAGCACTGTATTTGCGATATTCAGTTCAGAGAGAGGGTttcgttttttttattttttgaagctGAATTTATATAATAACGGCCTTTTAGATttgtgtctttttttttttaataaatataaatataccatttttaaattattaactTGCAAAATATACCTACTTGTTAAAtctgtttaataaaaaaaagtttgTACCATATTTAAACCCGATCCTAATATTGAATGACACAAATGAAAACAAATAGTTCtttcaaaaaaagaaaacaaatatatGATTACAAATACAACCGTCCCTACGTTGTACGGGACTTGGGCAAAAAGTTTGTACAAAGAAAACTTCCaaaaataattgaaattttatAGGAATATTtacattaaattataaatatttacataattCACAAGTAATGCTAAGAATTTATTTATTacatatctcttttatataaaaaaatgtgttgttaaatttttggttttaacaattttttatttttttattaattttaacagattattcttatatttaatggtagattaCATAAATatgacttaaataaaatttaattaaacttaaacttcaagtattagtataatataatataatataatatagggtttatacttttttggattctatgttttgttccattatctgtttggaccctgtgttttgataaattactttttggaccctatgttttgtaaaatagttaaaatagaaccctaaacccgattttggtcaatgttttatcaactaaaatcacaaataatttaccaaactaacaatccagaacaaaaataaaatcattatgcttaaaaactgtattgttatattcaattttttcttcatcaaaattgagtttaaagttctattttaactattttacaaaacatagggtccaaaaagtaatttgtcaaaacacaggatccaaacaggtaatgagacaaaacatagagtccaaaaaggtataaactctataatctactatcaagtagccacaaacttaaatttaaaatccatatataatattaatattatattaaacatataatgtaTAATTTCATGTTGTCACTGCCTGTTTAACGTCCAAATTGTGATAACCActaagtggtagttgtagtaaagtcgggcggtcgatccacaaggagatagcctaaaaccaaaagattagtagaaaaataacacaaaaaatcagtaacatgaaataaatgaaaatagAAATGAAAGTAGATTTGAGATTTTCTTGTTGTCTATTAtatgatgaaatgataaaatgagacaagtgaaatGAAAATAATGTGTAAAGAGTTGAGAAGTATAAATGTTTCAAGAATCATTCacatgcttgtttagttacttagttacttgatttacaaaactacacaagtaaataaatcatatcccaacatttacttagaaaatctaatattaaagtccatattcttttataaaaaaaaagttaatttgaGTTATAAGGTTCTTTCATTTAGGAGCACAATGTTATTCTTATGAAAagtctaaaaatgacaaaatactcaaGGGCAATGATGCAATAGAATATTAGAATAAAATTATAtatcaatattatttttactaattagaaacacatagaaagagcatgactaatcctatatattattagcaagtaaataaagataacaaaataaaaatgatgttgaaagaacataaacaa
It encodes the following:
- the LOC133819455 gene encoding importin subunit alpha-2-like — translated: MSLRPSARTEVRRNRYKVAVDADEGRRRREDNMVEIRKSKREESLQKKRREGLQTQQFPISPHPSNIDKKLESLPSMIAGVWSDDNTSLQLEATTQFRKLLSIERSPPIEEVIQSGVVPRFVQFLDRDDFPQLQFEAAWALTNIASGTSENTKVVIDHGAVPIFVKLLGSPSDDVREQAVWALGNVAGDSPRCRDLVLGHGALIPLLAQLNEHAKLSMLRNATWTLSNFCRGKPQPPFDQVRPALPALERLVHSNDEEVLTDACWALSYLSDGTNDKIQAVIEAGVCPRLVQLLLHPSPSVLIPALRTVGNIVTGDDIQTQFIISSGALPCLMSLLTHNHKKSIKKEACWTISNITAGNKEQIQAVIEAGLIGPLVNLLQNAEFDIKKEAAWAISNATSGGTSEQIKYLVSQQCIKPLCDLLICPDARIVTVCLEGLENILKVGEAEKNLGNSGEVNLYAQMIDDAEGLEKIENLQSHDNTEIYEKAVKILETYWLEEDDEALPPGDASQPGFRFGGNELPVPSGGFNFG